The stretch of DNA CGCGAGCAATCATGTCCGAGCATCATGTTACAGAACCCCGATGACTCTGCTCATTCCTCCTTGGCCTggtgctcgctctctccctcacatcgCTCCGATAAACAGGCCGGCATGCCAACTTAACTTACTGCGGCTAACTCCACTCTCTGCCACCTTCTATTTTACTGAGCTAAATCCACTGGGcttccgccctccctccccatgcTCCATGACACCGAGAGCACTAAATCCCCCTTTCACACCACTCAGAAATCTTCTCTGTCCTGCACCTCTCTCACCCCGTCCACcacacatcccctcccatctcttcacACAACACCTCTGGTCCGTATTTGACATTTCAGGACAAATGTATTCATTGGACCTTTTCGTTTTGtacgttttttttgttgtcatttGTGTTTTCTCACAAAGAATATGCTGTGCCATCCTGGTTACGCATTAAGCATCTGGACCACCTGGAGGAGTAGATACTCCTCATCTTCCAAACCCTGCcacccgaaacacacacacacatacccaaccCCCATCACCCATTTCAGAAGATCCTCCATGTGGACAAGGGGCCCCTCTTTCCTAGTGAAGGATGGACAACCTTAAAATACACATCCTGAAGACAGATTTGTTTCCCTGGGGATTATTGAAGACATTTCCTATTTTGCATTATGTCACAGCATTAGTTGCGTAGCCTTGCTGATCTCTCCagactctgggagagagtgaccTGTCTTGTCTTGTAAGTGAGAAAGAAGTGGGATAGGGGTTAGCTATTGCCTCCTCAGTCATTTCATTACATTGAACTTTACTGATTTATTACTTTTCATGACATGTGTAGCTTTTTTCTGCCAAGTGCACATGGTTcagttcttaaaatgaaaaaagggCATCAAACAGATGAATCAAGCCAATGAATGTCTAAGAGAACATTGTCCAGTTCATTATCAATCCCTTTCAGAAACCAGAATCTAAAAACAAGTCAGTACCTTAGACGGGGCATTAAACTGGACCTGAATGATCACCAGTCTACAGCTTGGTACCTCTCCATCACCTCTTAAAAGCCAGGCTTGACCTCTTAAGGCTGTCCTGTTAAGGTCTGGTGACaaaaagaggaagggagaggaagggagagatttCTATAGTCGTCCCAGACATCCACATATATGTCACTGTGAATGTCAATGAAGGCCACCCGTCCATTTCAACATGTGACATTCCGGTTGAGGATATGGAAGGGGAAATATAGACCACTAGCGTTACTCTAGCCGGTCAGGGAATGTGGATGCTGGTATTTCTACCCGGAAACTAACTTACAGAGTGTTGGGTTAATGGCACTAGAACAGGAATCATACAAGTGTGTCGAGTTGAAGATCAGTATGAACTGGGTTTATTAGGGCTGTTGAATCCTGATTTTTTACAATGTCTTATGAAGCAATGTTGTCAATTAGATTTGAGAACTCCTCAACACAACAAATTCTGGCCCGTTTCCATTTCAACTGGAGATATTTTCATCATTATTCACTGGGCTTTGTTAAGACTGCTTATCAATGCAGTCCACATGAACATGAAACGTACCATCAGAAATATTGGTAATTGAGCTAACCAACACTTTAACAGGACATATCCATGTGGATagctctgcaacacacacagctcaatttCCTTGCTATACAGTAAGCCATGCCTGGAAGGTGGTAAGCTGTAAACGACAGATCTACAGAGCAAACAAGGGCTTTTATCCACACGTCCCCATGACATTTGCTGTGCCCCtgttctttcattttctcacgGGGTCAAAtctcatgcctctctctctcagactctctTCAACACTGTGTCACCCACCAGTTAACCTTGTACTTCTAACTCTATAGGGGGCTGCATTAATGGACCACACTTATGTTTTTATCCCCTTCCATATACAATTTTTGCTACATCATCTTTATATTTGTATTCTTAATAAAGTCCAAAATTATTATGTCATCCATACTACAGGAAATATTTTGTCTGTTTAAATTGTTGCTGCCATTATTCAGAAATACTTTAACATGAAGCAGGCAAATAAAATCATTTATTATAGGATTGATAGATCATTAGATAAATAGCTTCATCGATCCCTAAGAGGAAATTGCACCATTAAAGCATCAGTAAAAAACTTTGACTAGGTGCATGTCAACAGCAAAAAGTTTTGATGAATTAATTACCTTAAATAATTACATACTATAAATAAGTATATAGATCCAAAATATTGACAAAATGCAATAACAACCAAAAACCGAAAATTGTTAAGAAGGTATAGGAAGTCCACAGTTTGTGCCTGCATTTAGCATAAAATGACAGATAGGCCAAACAAGAAGGGAGCCATAACGTACATAGGTTGTCAGCAACCATCAGTGGAATTCTCACACATACTATGTGCCTGCTGGTGTGATCAAGCACGGGACGTGTGTTATACTTCTGTCACTGCATTCTTAGACCCTGTGAATAGCTGGAATAATCCTTAAGCTGTTTCAATAATAAaatacagaggctgtgacaaccTAAACACAATGTAATTGTACTACAATTGTGATTTGTTATCAGATTTAGCATTAGCTGTAGGACAATTGATTGAAATCTGTAAATGTTATACGATAAAGCACAAGGAAGCTTGCAAATTGCATCAAATAACTACATATTAGTAAAAATTACTAGGATTATGCATTGAACATGATGAGGTTGATTAAATCTTCATAATTCTATTCATGCGCCACCAAAAAGCATTTGCGTCACATTGAAGTTCTACCTTAGAGTTGTAAATGCGCCATTTGTTAGAAATAATAattcaggagtcagatggctgagcggttagggagtcgggctattaatcagaaggttgttggttcgattcctggccgtgcaaaaatgacattgtgtccttgggcaaggcacttcaccctacttgccttggggagaatgtccctgtaagtcgctctggataagagcatctgctaaatgactaaatgtaaataattgtGCTATCCTTGTAGAACTTTGGAATCTCTTGTCGGTCAGGAATTGCTTTATCAAATAATGGTGGGCAACACATATAGGAAGAATCTGGCATCTTTTTGGGCGTAAATCCCTTCCGTGTTCTCTGAAACCATCACATAAGACAACTGGTCAGTTGTATCTTTTGATCAGGATATAGTTTTCCCCTCAACATTCAAATCAATACATTGCCTAATGTAGACAATAAATAACGTATTACCTATTATGTATCCCATGATTACAGGTTAGGTTCACTGCTGAGCTTCACTCAACTGGTTAAGTGTGAATCATTGGCAAAGCTGTCATCAAACTGTTTGCACCAAATGAATGTTCTCATATTCCTATGTACATATGGAACACAGTGTAGGAGCCAAAGTTTAGAGCTGGTTTCAGATTCCGTACACCATAGGCCTAAgtctaatccatgcttcttgaAAGAAAAAAGTCCTTCTGGATGGGAGCAGGAGACTAGTTTATGAAAAAGGTCAAATAAATGAATAGACATAACAATCGTCTCTCATGTACGGTACCTTTTGAGAGAAGACAAACTGGGATGTCCGTGTCGTTTCACATTAAGTACAACATGATTATATGACTCATGTGATACATGATCTTCTCACAGGGTCAAGCAAGATCATGGCTGGAGGGGGATAGTGGTAAATGAAAAAGCATATGGAGCAAGAAAATTAGGGGCAAGCCAGTAGAATTTGGAAAATTCCACAATTGGCTTTAACCTTATTTCACCTTTTGCCTTCGATGGAAAAGAGGAAATCCTTGCCAAGAAATCACATGATCGTCCTTGGTGAAAGAAACCCAAAACCAACACCTTCTGTGTCCAAGACCATGTGATGCTCTCAGCTGCGACACATACAGGCATAGAAAGACACAAACGCTCATAGAGAACATCATTACACACAACACTGCATACAAGCAAAATCTTGGTGGTGTGTCTCCATACATCTTAGGCTAGTTTTGATCAAAATATTGGGTTTCAAGAACAAAACATTTTGATTTTAATCTTGAGTCCCCGACAAACCCTTCTTTTTCATATAGATTCATTTTTGCTGACACAAGCAAATATTGGACACTTTTCTGAAGCTATTTGTTGTAAATCAGCAAATACTGCATCAAATAAGAGAAACTCAATGACTCTTGAGTAATTCCACCTAAACACAAAAGAAGTAGCACACACCATGATAGAAGCCTGGACAAAATGTACATGAGTAAACTAATTTGCTTCGGAGTTGAACAAATTATGCAAAGGTATATTCTTCAAAATCGTCTACTGCCTTTAAATGGGTAAAACATTCCCATTTCTCAAACTGAAGTTGTACAAGTAAAACAATTACATAAACATAAACACTGAGTTTATGTCCAGTATTATTTTTAGCCAAGGCCCAATCCGTTGGGAGTCCTTTGTAGTCCAGTATTATTATACTAGCCAAGGCCCAATCCATTGGGAGTCCATTGTAGACGTCTAACTTGGTTGCGTAAGAAGCAGTATACTGCTGACAAGCACTAATATACACGGCAGATCACCACCTGATCTCCAGCACTACCCGCGTGTTGAGGGAACAGAGCCCATGTCTGGctgtctccatcccccccacacacctctgaTATGGGCAACATGGATTAGCGAGTGGAGGAACAGGGTGGTACCACTGAGCATCCACAGTATTACGATGTCCTGCCTGCCTGACATGACGAAACGGGTTAAAAATAAACTGTCCCCTTGTGGAAGGATGAGGGGATTGAAAGGGAGGAAAAACTGGATAAAGGGGAAATTTCGGACTTTAAGCTTGTGCTTGTGACGAAGCCACTGTCTACTGGCAGAACTGACTTTAGTTTGGTTAGTTGTAATGCTTGTGAGCACTGCAACCTTGTTTTAACATTTAACAGGTGGGTGAAACACATCTGTaatggcacacatacacactctcacatacgcacacaaacatacagtaatcacaaaaataagtgaaccaacacacaccacacatatacagtccacaaacacactacaccacaccacacaaatatacagtgcacacacaaaccacatacaTTGGCCCGCTTAAATTTCAAACATCAAAACCACACTTACAGTATATTATTTAGGGTAAACTATTGACATCAGTAAATCATCAATAAATAAGCTACACGGATTTACAAAAGCACCATTGCAAATACATTAAAAGCCTAATGTGAAAACAGGTAAATTCCTGTCCGACATTGGCCTGAGGTCAAAGGACAGGTTTCATATATTTAGTAGAATGGGCCATTCGTTGTTAAATATATTTAACTCTTTCATTTAATTAATTGGTGGAACAGCAATCAGATTGACCACTTATCAATGCAGAAAGGGCTGCAATGGTGTCAAGTATTACTTGATTAGTAGATTTTCTAATGTTATATTATCATCAAATAAACCACTtcatgaaaacaattcacccCAAGTACATCTGGGACAAAATGTAATCTATAGCTAATGTACGAACACATCTCAGGTAAAcagacacaaataaaaaaaataaaaaatgacttAAACCTGAAAATGTGAGGTAAATGCTTTCAAATAATATGGCAAACCTCCCTGAACTGTTGTCCTATCCACCTGACAATGGGAAATGTGAAAGCCATGCAGAGCTCCTCAAGCCAAAAATTAACCCTCATATGGCATTACAAAACAGTGTAAAAGAAAGCTCATGATTTACCTTGCACAGtaaaataaatatgtatttCCGAAAACTCGAGAAACTCCACAGAAATTCAAGTCTTCCGTCAAACTTTGTACTGAGGACTTAATTGTCCCCTTCTGGAGCCCAGGCGAGCTCCAAGACAGCTGTTGCTGACGCAGGGGTGTGCGGAATGAAACCTGAGATTTGTTTCAGGTAGGATCATCATGTCAAAACCTTTTGACACTTCTAGTGTGACTGTGGTTCTCACACTGTAATCAAGTCCATGGTACATCTCCGTCGGTTTAAAGTTAGGACTAAAGTGTAAGAAATGTTCTACTTAGGAAAAGTGGTTTTCAGTGAAAGGTATTGCTTGAAAATTGACGACCTACACGAAATGTAGAAGTTGGATAGCCCTGCACGGATTCCCAGCTAGTTCGGTCTGCACGTCGTCTATTGGCTGTGAAGTTTGTAATGTGCACCAATTTGTTTTGCATTACTGTCTTCAACATTTTACTTGATGCATTTTTAAGGATAATCTACATTCATTTACTTTATGTCCATATAACTTTACGTAGTTGTAATCCATGCCTGTATGGATAGGATATAAGATAGGATCATGTATACAATTTACAGCTTGTAGTAAAACGAACATGTCACCGACCTACAAACTTGTGAAAGAAAATATGCAATAAAGCATCCGAAATGATTGAATTAATTAACGTTGTGGGGCGCATGTATCTCCACAATAGGACACCGATTGGTTCGTTGCGCATGAACTGACAGGTGAGAAAACGCATTAGGATCAGCGAAAGAGGAGAAAACATTGCGCCCGTCCTATATCTCTGAGGCTACAATTCGATTGAGCGCGGAATCCTATCCATTTAAATGCTATATTTGGCTCCAAGGTGCGTAATATGATTATATGATGTCTGTGATTACAAACGTTTGACTAGCCTATGTCGTCTGCTTCTTGGAACAAGCTGTTCCTTTAGCGCAAATTTCCAATATTTCTCATGGTGAAGCATGTATTTTACAGTCTCGTGTCACATTTAATAGAGACACATTTATTAATCCCAATCTTCGTAGCATCACTTTTAAGTTGTTTATGAGAAGTAATATTAGGCTACATTTGATGCCATTTCAACTGCACAGCTGTTTTCACCTTTCTCCGTAGCCTATCATGATGCTTGAGGGAAGACCAGAATGGGCCTAATAGGCCATCACCAACAAAATGTCGCCTTTTCAATTAAACCCAAAAATGTCATTTGATTTCCAGCCACTCCAGCCCACCATATACCCTTTCTTCACACTCTGTTCTACCGTCTTGTGTTGAGATAAAACAGCTGAGCAGAAACTTAATCCCGCGCCCGATCTCTCTGATAACGTTGCTGTATAGCCTACTGTCGCCGAATCACCAGTCGCTTCTGGGAAGGGATGAATTGAAGTGTGGTGTGATTGGACCTTTAAGACTaaagttagattttttttaaccagTGACAGGGGTCATATGAAAGAGTTAAATCTGATCCTAATGACGAGTCACTTGAGGCATTACACCAGTGTGAATTTCAAATTATGTTTCAAAAGTGTTTTATTTAGTATAACAGTCGGTTGAACAGCTGAAGAAAAAGTAAAGGAAAAAACGTTTGAAAAGTTAAGGTGTTAAAAAACCACAAACTTCACTTTAGGGACTTACTAGTGCCATCCTCTGGTCAAAATTAAAAAACATGGCAAGTAATTATAACACACTAAATTCACACTAATCAGGAAACTTTTTACAAAAACTTGTTACATCAAAAAACTTGTTCAGGTTAGAAGCCACATTAATTAAAACCTTACAATTGACTTATGTATAGAATGTTTTGAAGTAATTTACATGTAAACAATTGTAAATATACAGCTAATCCAATGTCAAGTAAGCTTACACATGAAGGTGAACTTTTTGTATCTGTAAAAGTGACATTATGTGCATGCATTGAGGATATAATATATTTTTAGTATTATGAACAAGTTGAGAGGACCTACCCTTAATCTAGATTTCTTCTAAACTACATAGTCCTGAGTTGCCAGATTAAAGGCATTGTTTTCTTCCTGAGACCAACATCCTTTCATTACTTTTCGAATTTCTTTTCGTACCTCGTATCTTACTTCTGCGTTTAGGAAGCAGTACAACAATGCAACTATAAATCCCTGAAAatgagggggaaaaaacacaTCTTAGCTCACATTAATGTCACTGTACACATGACATACAGTATACTTTTTGAAGttccagtctttgaaaattacTGCACCTGGAAAGAGCCCAAGACAAGTTCCAAGTAGAGTCGAGGACCAACGCCAACGTGCTCAGGGAAGAGGGCAAAGACAACGTAGTGCACCCCGAACAGAGGGATGAGCAGCAGGGTAGATCGTGCCAACCTCCTGCAGAGGGCAGCAACATGGAGaacaagatagagagagaagattaAGCGGAACTTCCGTAGAAAGAAATTCGACTTTCAAGACTTCCTGAAAGTagaattgatttcattcattcattccccCAATTTTTGCACCTATATGGTAATCTTACTTATACGGTGGCTTCTCAGTTCCATTGGACTTAGTCTTCTGAATAATGATTCTACTGATATTTATGAACACCACAAAGTTCACCTACATACCACAAATGGAAAACACAGAagttagtttttttattttcttgatTTCGCCTGTTGTCAAGTACGATTAGTAAAAAGCAATCTGAAATACAAGGTGTACAGGGCTTACAAAGACAGATAGAAGGATGGGTGTTTTAATGATCCACCAGAGGGCGCTATCCAAGTCATCCCAGCACCTGTGTCAACACAGAGGAAAGATTACACTCACAAACTCACTTTCAATCTTTATGACACTCACGTCTCACTAATTTTCCTTCTTCTTCAATTGAATTTATGTTTCAAATGTTTCAAACCCAAATCACTACACTGGATACTACAATGTTTTATGCATGTTTACAACACATGTCAAGTCACAGGTAAGTGCTGTGCAGTTTGTTAGATATCCACTAAACACATACCCCTGGTCATCCAATTGACTCTTCAGCAGGGCCCAAATTATAATAGTTATGGACGGTGTACCTGAAAAAAGAATTTAGGTTTACATAGGAGGAAAAAAAGCAATACATGCAAACTGTTCCTTGCACTGTAAACCCCAATAAGGGGTTAAAGAAATATTTTAGATTATTTAAATAGTTTGATGAAATCAGTTTCCACAAAAGCTATGAGTATCCTGAATTTATTGGTTTTGAAATGTGGCCACTGTAAAACTAttagaactgtgcacttctggtCTTACTATTTTGCATGACTTTGGATTAAAACAtctgataaatgaataaatatagaAAACACAACACCCATACCCCAGCCTATGACGGTGTAGACCCAGAAGAGCTTCTTCTTCTGAGCAAATGTGAAAATAAGCAGAGTCTGGAGGTACAAGCCCTCCACAAGCAACCAGAAAAAATTGGCCAAGACGCAGTACTGGAAGAACGTTACTGCCGATTTACACTTCACCTAATGGACAGAGCATGGTGAGTTCTCCGAAACAGATTAGAATGTATGTACTGAAATTAGGTGTACTCATTATCACGTTATGATAAAACACTTTCCTTGAATGTTAACTGCATAAAATGAATAAGTACGTCAACTGCTAAATCTATTAAAAGTTTGTTATCTCCCCTACTTCCTTTGTGAAATTATTATTGTGTTCCTGTACCGTTGAGACAGTGCAGTGGTTCATGCTCTCATCTGCAAACAGGACAGCGTCTTTGACAAACACGGCAAGGCCTCGCAGGATGAAGGTGGAGAAGAGGTTGAGATGGATATAGGTCCTCGTGCACAGTAACTTCCTGTAGGAATCAGGTGTAATGATCAGAAGACCATGATACTGGTACACTGATTATATGCATTCATCTTACACCATCTTACACCTACCCTAATCACAAGAGTAATACACTTGTACATAAGGTATTGTATAGTGAATGTACAATAAATTGCATGTTATTTTATTCACCTGAAGATGCAGAAGACCAGAATGGCCATgaagagagaggccagagagaccCCATATCCAATGGTATAGATCAGCTTTACAGTGGCAAAGTAAttttgcttaaaaaaaaaaaaagaatgttttATTTAGAAAGAAACACAGCCAGTGAAATGTTCCAGGATGAAAATTATATCAcatggaaataaaataaaataaagataaCACATAGCTGACACTGGGGGACATCTTATGGAACCACAAACAGAATGTGTATAGCTACTTGGTCTTGGTCACCATTTATCTGCAGTTGGTCTCAAAATTATTTTGGTTAATCATTTTGGTTTTCATTAAAGAACATATCCATTTCCCTTGCTATGCACTTTATGAAATGTTTATTGccattttaaaatgtcataaaaTATGTAGGTTATATGTATGAATTCTTCTCTACCTCATCCCCTGTGTGTTCATCCTCATTACCATCCTCAAGGTAACAGGCTGTGAAGTACGGCAGGCTCGGCTGGCTCCACCCTCGGAGAGTGCAGTTCCGTGTGATGAGAACTGGAGGGAAAACGCTGTTAAGGGTATGGTGTCACATCTTAGTTTTCACTGTGTTCATTGTCTAAAGGAAGCTTTTTTACTTTAAAATTCATCGGACTGTCTTATAAGGCTTATAAGGTTTTTTTTATGTCATTTTGTAGTGTTGTAAAGAGTTACAGAAATAAACAAAACGACATTCCTGTTAAAGCACATAATATGATTCACAAGCCTTGTTTACCTGATGGAGAATCAGGTTTTAACAGTGGGAGAGGGCAGGCGACAGAGACACTCTCCCCTATCATAGCTGCAGGCCAACAGCTCACTGCATCCCACTCCACCGCACAGCCTGACGTTTAGGACACAATTCAAGCATTacaaatgaggaatacatttttctGTCAACCCTGAAGTAAAGCAAAGTCGGCTCTGAGGCAGACCACGTAACACTACGAAGAAGCTTCAAATGTTTGAGATGCTAAAAATGATCCTGAAGCTGCACCACCTGCAGTCTTATTGTGGGCTGTTGTTGATAACACAGCATTGGTGGTTTTCTTTTTCAGTTTgcattcttcctctttctccagcAAATGAATGACGATAGAACAGTCAGCGTGTGTGGTCTGCACCTGGTGGACAATTGGATACATTTGTGTAATTCATGTTTAAATTCATCTATACATTCATGTACCTGCTTCTCCTCATTTAATATCATTTAATAATTAGAATGCATTTTAAGGCCAATTGTCTTGTTTTCAAAATATTCCAAAACAGACAACAGATGTTATATTGTATGATACATCTGTATCATACAATAGAAACAAATTGGAAACAATTAAATCAAGCTGTTGAGTTAGTCAATCATCTTTAAAAAAGAATGTACATTGTGCATTCATATAGTCattatgaaataaaataaaacttacCACCTTGGCTGTACAAACTAAGACAAAAACAGCTGCAACAAACTTGACTTCCATATTTATCTTTGTTTTGAATGCCAGAATGCGTAAACTGTCAGGTAACATTCATGCTACCCTGTCCTTCTTCAGTGTCTTGTCTTGTGAGCTACATGATTGCTTCGTCTTCTTTCAACAAACGATTACAAGTTCAGGGCAACCTCCCAGTTGGTGTAGCCTAGTTTTAAGTTTCCAGAAAACGTTCACCTCTCAGTGTCCAACCAAGTTGACTTTCAAATGTATTCCTTCACCGGTTCATTACAAATTCCAATGTAGCACAAGACACCCCTCCAAAGCTGTTAAGATTTGATCTGAAAACTGCTGATATtatcaaaaaaatacaaataaggcTAAACAAAGATCACCTGTCTTGTGAATTCCCCTGCAGAGCCACCTTTGCTTGTTTGTCTCCTACTTCACTCAAGAGTGCACAATGGGACTGTTTTGCAGCACTCAACAATTCCATTAAAGGGATGAC from Osmerus eperlanus chromosome 12, fOsmEpe2.1, whole genome shotgun sequence encodes:
- the ghrhr2 gene encoding growth hormone releasing hormone receptor 2; amino-acid sequence: MLPDSLRILAFKTKINMEVKFVAAVFVLVCTAKVVQTTHADCSIVIHLLEKEEECKLKKKTTNAVLSTTAHNKTAGCAVEWDAVSCWPAAMIGESVSVACPLPLLKPDSPSVLITRNCTLRGWSQPSLPYFTACYLEDGNEDEHTGDEQNYFATVKLIYTIGYGVSLASLFMAILVFCIFRKLLCTRTYIHLNLFSTFILRGLAVFVKDAVLFADESMNHCTVSTVKCKSAVTFFQYCVLANFFWLLVEGLYLQTLLIFTFAQKKKLFWVYTVIGWGTPSITIIIWALLKSQLDDQGCWDDLDSALWWIIKTPILLSVFVNFVVFINISRIIIQKTKSNGTEKPPYKRLARSTLLLIPLFGVHYVVFALFPEHVGVGPRLYLELVLGSFQGFIVALLYCFLNAEVRYEVRKEIRKVMKGCWSQEENNAFNLATQDYVV